In Actinoplanes octamycinicus, the genomic window GCATCTCCAGCGCCACGTCGTCGGCGAGCAGCCGGGACAGGGCCGGCACGTCGGCCGCCTCGAACGCCACCAGATAGCGCTCGACCACCGCCCGCTCCGCCGGATCACTCGGCTCACGCAGGTCGTCGAGCGCCGGGGCGGCGGCGCGCAGCGTGGCCCGGGCCCGCTGCAAGCCGCTGTTCACCGAGGCGACGCTGGTGTCGAGCAGGTCGGCGACCTCGGCTGCGGACAGCTGGAGCACCTCGCGCAGGACCAGCATGGCGCGCTGCCGGGCGGGCAGCAGCTGCAGCGCCGCGACCCAGGCCAGGCGCAGGCCGGCACGCTGCTGGGCGGCGTCGGCGGGATCACCGAGCCGGGCGTCCGGGAACGGCTGCAGCCACCGGATGTCTTCCGCCGCCTGCTGATCCCGCCGGCCGAGGGTCGGGGTGAGCGGCGCCTGCGGGTCGCCGGGGGCGCCGAGACCGCTCGGCAGCGGGCGGCGGGCCCGGCCCTCCAGGGCGGTCAGGCAGACGTTGGTGGCGATCCGGTGCAGCCAGGTGCGCAGCGAGGCGCGCCGCGGGTCGAAGCGGTCGGCGGCCTTCCAGGCGCGAAGCAGGGTCTCCTGGACCAGGTCCTCGGCCTCCTGGACCGAGCCGAGCATCCGGTAGCAGTGGGCGAGCAGGTCGCCGCGGAAGGCCTCGTGCTGCTCCGGAGTCGTCATGAGGCGAACAGTAGCGATGAGTTCGGCGGCGCGACCCGGTATGTGGTCGGTGAGAGGCGGTCCGCGCGGGCCGCCGCGACGACGAGGAGCATGTGATGGGCGACGTGATCGTGATTCAGTTCAGCACGCTGGACGGCGTGGTCTCCGACCCGGACGGGCGCGGCGGCACCCGGCACGGCGGCTGGGCGTTCCGGTTCGGGACCGGGCCGGTCGACGGCGACAAGTTCCGGCTCGGCGCCCGGATGCAGACGGCGGTTCACCTGTACGGCCGGCGCACCTGGGAGCACTTCGCCAAGCTGTGGCCGGCCCGCGAGGGCGACTTCGCCGGCCTGATGAACGCCGCCACCAAACGGGTCGCCACCCGCACCGGGATCGACGGGGCGGCCTGGTCGAACTCCGCCCCGATCGACGGCGACCCGCTCGCCTGGGTCAAGGACGAACGCCAGCACCGGGACATCGTGGTGATCGGCAGCCTGAGTGTGGTGCACGCGCTCGCGGCCGCCGACCTGGTCGACGAGTACCGGCTGGTCACCTTCCCGGTGGTGGCCGGCGAGGGCGACCGGTTGTTCGCCGACGGCCGGCCCGCCGACTTCCGCTTCACCACCGCGGAGTTCGGCGACCCCGCCGGCGTGACCACCCTGACCGTCCTACGCCGAGCCACCAGCTGACCCACCCTTGCCGGAGCATCACCAGCAGCAGACCCGCCCTCGCCGGACCAACACCGGCTGACCCGCCGTTGCCGGACCAACACCGGCTGACCCGCCGTTACCGGACCACCGGCTGACCCGCCGTTACCGGACCACCGGCTGACCCGCCGCTGCCGGACCACCGGCGGCAGCTGACCGCGCCCGTGGGGTCAGTGCCAGTTGCTGACCTGGACGTCGTTGGGGGCCGGCGCACCCGCGCCGGTCTCCACCAGCTGCTTGAGGCTGAGCAGGAAAGTGGCCCACTTGGTGCTGCAGTGGCTCATGAACTCGACCGGCTCCTTCCAGCCCTGGTGCTCGAACAGAATGATCGTGTAGTCGCCGTCCTGATGCAGCCGCCAGTCGATGGTGGTGCCGATCCACTCCTCCGGACCGTCCACGACCCGCCAGGTGACCCGCTCGGCCGGCCGCGTCTCGATCACCTCCATGTCGAACCCGCCCACCGGCGGGAACCGGAACTCCAGCCGGCCCCCGGCCCCGCCGTCGCCGGTCGTCTTCTCGGTCCACCAGCCGGCCAGCCCGTCGACGGTGGTGAGCGCCTCGTAGACCTTCGACGGAGCGACGCCCTTGACGCCGACCCGGTGCAGGATGTCCGCCATCGTGATCTCCCTCGCTTAGTGCAACCATTGGTTGCACATCACCGTAGTCCGCCGCTTCCCGAAGCGCAACCGGTGGTTGCACATCGGAGGGCGACGCGGACGGCGAGAGCCGCGTCGCGGAGCCAGTGCAGGCCATCGGGCCGTCGGGCCGCCGGGCCATCGGGCCGTCGGGCCGCCGGGCCGCCGGGCCGTCGGGCCGTCGGGCCGTCGGGCCGCCGAGCCATCGAGCCGCCGAGCCGCCGAGCCGCCGAGCCATCGAGCCGCCGGGCCGCCGAGCCGTCGGGCCGCTGGGCCGCCGGGTCACCGGGCCCGCTGGGCCGCCGGGTCATCGGGCAGGTCACTGAGCTGGAGTGGGCGGACGACTGTGCTGGGCCGTCAAGGGAGGCGGTCAGCTGGTGACGCCGAGCACGGAGGGCGCGTCGGCCGGTGGTGGTCGTGTCGCGACGCGGGTGGCTGCCGCAAGGGTGCCCCAGGCCAGCGCCGCGGTGAGCGCCACGATGGCGGCCAGCCCGGCGATCGAGACGCTCGGCACCGGCGAGCCGGTCAGGCCGCGGCTGATGCCGATCAGTGGCGGGATCGTGGCCAGCAGGCCGAACAGCAGCGCCGCGAAGACGACGATCCTGGCCTCGCCGTTCATCATGGCGCGGACCTGGTCGCGCCGGGCGCCGACGAGGCGCAGCACGGCGAACTCCCGCGATCGCGCCACTGTGGCCATCACCAGCGTGTTCACCACGGCGATCGCGATGTAGCCGAGCAGCACCGTCTGGAACAGCAGGTTGAGCACCCCGCCACCGGAGCCGTCCGGCCCGGGCGGGGTCCGGAACGCCGCCCGATCGCCCACCTCGACCGTCGGGTAGCGCGCGAGGACCTCGCGCAGCGCCGCCGCGACCGTGTCCCGCTCCGCGCCGGGTGCGGAGCGGATCAGCACCGCGGTGTTGGCCCGTGCGGTGGTGTGCGCGACGACCAGGTCGTTCGGCAGCAGGACGTCGCCGAACGCCAGCCCGTTCGCATAGATCGCCACCACCCGCGGATGAACCACGGCGCCATCCCCGAGCCGCAGCTCGACCGTCTCGCCGAGCCGCGCCCGTACCGTCTGCGCCCCGGTCCGGCTGAGCGCCACCGACTCGCCGCGCAGGTTACCGGTGTCGCCCTGGACAACCCCGACGTCCATGGTGTCCGCCAGCCCGTCCGGCGCCACCCCCGCAGCGACGAAGACCTTGGTCGCGGCGCTGTCCTCGGACGGAAACGTGACCAGCACCTGGGTGTGCGCCACCGGCGTCACCGCGGTCGCTCCGGGCAAGCCACGCACGGCCTCCACCACCTCCGGAGAGATGCCGGCGCCGGCCCGCGCGGTCAGCACGTGGTCGGCTCGCCATCCGGCATCGAGCTGTCGCTGCGCCCCGGCGATCGCGGTGGAGGCAGCGAACACCTGCACCGCGGCCAGGGTCACACCCATCGCGAGCGGTGTGGTGGCCGCACTGAGCCGCTGGGCATTGCCGCGCGCGTTGGCCTGGGCGAGGAAGCCACCGGCCGTGGTCTGCCGGTTCAGCACCCGGCCGAGCAAACCGACCAAACCCCGCATCAGGAGCGGCCCGAGACAGCCGAGCGCCACGACGAACAGCAGGACCGCGCTCCCCGCGGTGTCAGCCGCCGAGTCGCCCGGCGCCACCATCCCACTCAGGGCCAGCAACATCCCGAGCGGGATCAGCAGGACACCGATCGTCACCCGGAACCAGCCGAGCCGTTTCGGCTCGACGGCCGCGTCGCCGAGCGCCTCGACCGGGCTGACCCCGGCCACCCGGCGAGCCACCAGCCATCCGGCGACCCGGGCGCTGACCATGCAGAGCACCAGCGCCGCGAGGACCGGCAGCACGCCCACTCGCAGCGGGAAGTCCGGTGGCATCGCGCCGGCGAGGACGAACACCTCGCGCATCAGGTAGGCCAGCGCCACGCCGGGAATCGCGCCGGTCAGCGCGCCCGCGGCCGACACCAGGATCGTCTCGGCACCGATCATCCGGTGGATCTGCCGCGGCTTCGCACCGATCGCGCGCAGCAGGGCCAGCTCGCGACGGCGTTGGCGGACCGACAGCGCGAGGGTGCTGGCCACCACGAACACCACGATCAGCACCATGGTGCCGCCGAACGACGCCGCCGTCTCCACCACCAGCCCGCGGGCGTCACCCATCGCCGGGAACTCCACGTCGCCGCGGTGCACGCCGGTGTGGGCCAGCACTCCCGGCACGGCCGCGGTGATCCGGTCGGCCAGCTCCGCCGGGCTGACCGCGGGATC contains:
- a CDS encoding RNA polymerase subunit sigma-70, yielding MTTPEQHEAFRGDLLAHCYRMLGSVQEAEDLVQETLLRAWKAADRFDPRRASLRTWLHRIATNVCLTALEGRARRPLPSGLGAPGDPQAPLTPTLGRRDQQAAEDIRWLQPFPDARLGDPADAAQQRAGLRLAWVAALQLLPARQRAMLVLREVLQLSAAEVADLLDTSVASVNSGLQRARATLRAAAPALDDLREPSDPAERAVVERYLVAFEAADVPALSRLLADDVALEMPPVALWLLGRAHYAAFLERVFAMRGPGWRLVPVPANGGPALAAYAPDGRAHSLQVFTVSGGLIRRAVTFVDPGLFDLFGLPPVVDEEWLSSMR
- a CDS encoding dihydrofolate reductase family protein, which gives rise to MGDVIVIQFSTLDGVVSDPDGRGGTRHGGWAFRFGTGPVDGDKFRLGARMQTAVHLYGRRTWEHFAKLWPAREGDFAGLMNAATKRVATRTGIDGAAWSNSAPIDGDPLAWVKDERQHRDIVVIGSLSVVHALAAADLVDEYRLVTFPVVAGEGDRLFADGRPADFRFTTAEFGDPAGVTTLTVLRRATS
- a CDS encoding SRPBCC family protein, giving the protein MADILHRVGVKGVAPSKVYEALTTVDGLAGWWTEKTTGDGGAGGRLEFRFPPVGGFDMEVIETRPAERVTWRVVDGPEEWIGTTIDWRLHQDGDYTIILFEHQGWKEPVEFMSHCSTKWATFLLSLKQLVETGAGAPAPNDVQVSNWH
- a CDS encoding ABC transporter permease is translated as MIRRRDLALAWSTIRGRAGGFAGSFVAIAAGSAVLTACGILLQSGLVAGVPPQRYAGAAVVLGAEQSFWLDETSEVRYSERVTLPADKVAAVAAVPGVQAAVGDVSVRVSLPIPGGDTVPGHGWSAARLGSFAVDSGRAPDGPGEVALTAGLAERGHLTPGSVVQVVTGSIPSSYRVVGVASGPDAVYFTDRQAAELSGRPDRVDAIGVVADPAVSPAELADRITAAVPGVLAHTGVHRGDVEFPAMGDARGLVVETAASFGGTMVLIVVFVVASTLALSVRQRRRELALLRAIGAKPRQIHRMIGAETILVSAAGALTGAIPGVALAYLMREVFVLAGAMPPDFPLRVGVLPVLAALVLCMVSARVAGWLVARRVAGVSPVEALGDAAVEPKRLGWFRVTIGVLLIPLGMLLALSGMVAPGDSAADTAGSAVLLFVVALGCLGPLLMRGLVGLLGRVLNRQTTAGGFLAQANARGNAQRLSAATTPLAMGVTLAAVQVFAASTAIAGAQRQLDAGWRADHVLTARAGAGISPEVVEAVRGLPGATAVTPVAHTQVLVTFPSEDSAATKVFVAAGVAPDGLADTMDVGVVQGDTGNLRGESVALSRTGAQTVRARLGETVELRLGDGAVVHPRVVAIYANGLAFGDVLLPNDLVVAHTTARANTAVLIRSAPGAERDTVAAALREVLARYPTVEVGDRAAFRTPPGPDGSGGGVLNLLFQTVLLGYIAIAVVNTLVMATVARSREFAVLRLVGARRDQVRAMMNGEARIVVFAALLFGLLATIPPLIGISRGLTGSPVPSVSIAGLAAIVALTAALAWGTLAAATRVATRPPPADAPSVLGVTS